In the Telopea speciosissima isolate NSW1024214 ecotype Mountain lineage chromosome 2, Tspe_v1, whole genome shotgun sequence genome, one interval contains:
- the LOC122649779 gene encoding uncharacterized protein LOC122649779, translating to MVADLIDQVKTREGGGVTKDGLFSIKSAYKLLSKLEEEGQSARASSSRSRPWESIPDAVWNRVWSIQTLPKIKAFLWRVCNEAIASGVGLRHRNVNIDPICVRCGVHKETRDHILLGCSFARSVWFGSSLQFSPSDNPSLIDWIRSWEVWFRQDKRLAREALSKAAFICWYLWRARNELSLKGIIWTSSEVLQLAEKAYLEFSALIKDSDKGGLGIIFRDHTGRCLKARSIPHILGSIIQGELLAIRHALNLAIDLGVDNLLVQSDCKDAILFMEEKKSPDWEVEGLVANVVRLKSSFVSISFSFVSKAMNNVSDALARKALSLEYLTDWPNSIRWFQELCDSEVSGCTHPLPQ from the exons ATGGTGGCTGATCTTATTGATCAG GTGAAGACAAGAGAAGGTGGGGGGGTTACTAAAGATGGTCTCTTCTCAATCAAATCGGCATACAAGCTGCTTTCAAAGTTGGAAGAGGAAGGTCAATCAGCTAGGGCGTCTTCGTCGAGATCTAGGCCTTGGGAGAGTATTCCTGATGCTGTTTGGAATCGTGTTTGGTCCATTCAGACGCTCCCAAAGATTAAGGCCTTTCTTTGGCGTGTTTGCAATGAAGCTATTGCCTCTGGTGTGGGTTTAAGGCATAGGAATGTTAATATTGACCCGATCTGTGTTAGATGTGGAGTCCATAAGGAGACGAGGGATCATATTCTCTTGGGTTGCTCCTTTGCCCGTAGTGTGTGGTTTGGTAGTTCTCTTCAATTTTCTCCTTCGGATAACCCATCTTTGATTGACTGGATTCGTAGTTGGGAGGTGTGGTTTAGACAGGACAAGAGGCTTGCTCGTGAAGCTCTCTCTAAGGCTGCGTTCATTTGCTGGTATCTCTGGCGTGCGAGGAATGAGTTATCTCTCAAAGGAATTATTTGGACTTCTTCTGAAGTTCTGCAGCTTGCGGAGAAGGCATACTTGGAGTTTTCAG CTCTTATCAAGgattctgataaaggggggttGGGTATTATTTTCCGAGATCACACTGGGAGGTGCCTCAAGGCTCGTTCCATCCCCCATATTCTTGGTTCAATTATTCAAGGGGAACTGCTAGCCATTCGCCATGCCCTCAATCTTGCTATAGATTTGGGTGTTGATAACCTTCTAGTGCAATCGGATTGCAAGGATGCTATTTTgttcatggaggagaagaaatcgCCGGATTGGGAAGTGGAAGGGCTAGTTGCTAATGTTGTTAGGCTgaaatcttcttttgtttccatttccttctctttcGTTTCTAAGGCTATGAATAATGTTTCGGATGCCCTAGCCAGGAAGGCCCTGTCTCTTGAGTACTTGACAGATTGGCCAAACTCCATTAGGTGGTTTCAGGAGCTTTGTGATTCTGAAGTGAGTGGTTGTACTCACCCCCTTCCTCAATAA